A window of Zingiber officinale cultivar Zhangliang chromosome 5A, Zo_v1.1, whole genome shotgun sequence contains these coding sequences:
- the LOC121980296 gene encoding beta-fructofuranosidase, insoluble isoenzyme 3-like, with the protein MAMAMTRRIWGRLLAIALVLAHWWAATEASHVVYESLQSVTAAVVSSELRPRFHFQSQRNWLNDPNGPMYYNGLYHLFYQYNPKGSVWGNIVWAHSVSTDLINWKALEPAIYPSKSFDINGCWSGSTTILPGNRPVIMYTGVDPQNRQVQNVAYPKNLSDPYLREWVKPDFNPVIAPESGVNASAFRDPTTAWRGVSGHWKLVIGSKRDTRGEVILYRSRDFVRWVKAKHSLHTATGTGMWECPDLYPVSLRGRLGLDTSTLGGAAVKHVLKVSLDVTRYEYYTVGTYDHIKDRYVPDGASPDGNTGLRYDYGNFYASKTFFDNKKNRRILWGWTNESDSVNDDIAKGWAGIQAIPRAVWLAGNGRQLIQWPVEELESLRSKHIVVQNKQVPSGGLLEVKGIDSSQADVEVTFQVSGLEKAEAFHPSWATDAETLCGRKRADVKGGVGPFGLHVLASANMEEKTAVFFRIFKAEHKYKVLLCHDPTRSSLRPNLYKPTFAGFVDVDIARTGKISLRTLIDHSVVESFGAGGMTCITSRVYPSLALRRDAHLFAFNNGIADVKVSTLNAWEMRRPLMNGA; encoded by the exons ATGGCGATGGCGATGACGCGACGGATTTGGGGGCGGTTGCTGGCCATTGCGCTGGTGTTGGCGCATTGGTGGGCGGCGACGGAGGCTTCGCACGTGGTGTACGAATCTCTCCAATCCGTGACCGCCGCCGTCGTGAGCAGCGAGTTGAGGCCCCGGTTCCACTTTCAGTCGCAGAGAAATTGGCTTAACG ATCCGAATG GTCCCATGTACTACAACGGCCTGTACCACCTCTTCTATCAGTACAACCCCAAGGGATCGGTCTGGGGCAACATCGTGTGGGCCCACTCGGTCTCGACCGATTTAATCAACTGGAAGGCGCTCGAACCGGCGATCTATCCTTCCAAGTCATTCGACATTAACGGATGCTGGTCCGGATCCACCACCATCCTACCCGGAAACCGGCCCGTCATCATGTACACGGGCGTCGACCCGCAGAACCGGCAGGTCCAGAACGTGGCGTACCCGAAGAACCTATCGGACCCGTACCTCCGCGAGTGGGTCAAGCCCGATTTCAACCCGGTCATCGCGCCCGAGTCCGGCGTCAACGCGAGCGCGTTCCGCGACCCGACGACGGCGTGGCGCGGCGTGAGCGGCCACTGGAAGCTGGTGATCGGGAGCAAGAGGGACACGAGGGGGGAGGTGATCCTGTACCGGAGTCGCGACTTCGTGCGGTGGGTCAAGGCGAAGCACTCGCTGCACACGGCGACCGGTACCGGGATGTGGGAGTGCCCGGACTTATACCCGGTGTCGTTGCGCGGCCGCCTGGGGCTCGACACATCGACGCTAGGAGGCGCCGCCGTGAAGCACGTTCTGAAAGTGAGCCTGGACGTCACCAGGTACGAGTACTACACGGTCGGGACTTACGACCACATCAAGGACAGGTACGTACCCGACGGCGCGTCGCCGGACGGCAACACCGGGTTGAGGTACGACTACGGTAACTTCTACGCTTCGAAGACGTTCTTTGACAATAAGAAGAACAGGAGGATCTTGTGGGGATGGACCAATGAATCCGACTCCGTCAACGACGACATAGCTAAAGGATGGGCCGGTATCCAG GCTATTCCAAGGGCTGTGTGGCTCGCCGGAAACGGTCGCCAGCTTATCCAATGGCCAGTTGAGGAGCTCGAATCTCTGAGAAGCAAGCACATCGTCGTCCAGAACAAGCAAGTGCCGAGTGGTGGTTTACTTGAAGTGAAGGGGATAGATTCTTCTCAG GCGGATGTGGAGGTGACGTTCCAAGTCTCGGGGCTGGAAAAAGCTGAGGCCTTTCATCCTTCATGGGCAACCGATGCCGAAACACTGTGTGGCCGGAAGAGAGCAGACGTCAAAGGTGGAGTCGGACCTTTCGGCCTCCATGTTCTAGCTTCAGCCAACATGGAAGAGAAGACTGCTGTCTTCTTCAGAATCTTCAAGGCCGAACACAAATATAAGGTCCTTCTGTGCCATGATCCTACCAG GTCATCTCTGAGGCCGAATCTGTACAAGCCAACGTTCGCGGGCTTTGTTGATGTCGATATAGCTAGAACCGGCAAGATATCTCTTAGGACCTTG ATTGATCACTCTGTGGTGGAGAGCTTTGGAGCGGGAGGCATGACGTGCATTACTTCGAGGGTTTATCCCAGCTTAGCCTTGAGGAGAGACGCTCATCTCTTTGCGTTCAACAATGGAATTGCAGACGTGAAAGTTTCGACGCTGAATGCATGGGAGATGAGGAGACCTCTCATGAATGGCGCATAG